The following DNA comes from Camelina sativa cultivar DH55 chromosome 14, Cs, whole genome shotgun sequence.
TTGTTTTACTAGTTAGAAGTCAAATCTCTTAATTGCTTCTGGTTAATTCATGGCAGAAACAGGTCACAGGTCTCTGTCTTACATTGATGGGCTGCTCCTGGTTCGCATGTCTGAGTGGAGAAGCTAGAGAAGTTGACGGAGGTACAGATACATACatgatctagggtttttttaaaataggatGATTACTTATTTAAAAGTATGGAATGTTAATCCTGTATACTCCTCCTGTTTCTGGGTGTCTCTAACTTCAAGTGCTTGATATGTATACAGAAATAGCAGCGATAGACAACGTAAAGATATTCAAATATAGAGAGATACGTCAGGCCACTGATGATTTCAGTgctgaaaataaaattggagAAGGAGGTTTTGGTTCTGTGTACAAGGTGAATGAGATAATTAACTCAGTTGCTTCAATCTTcttttttcacattctctctttcatgtttttaactcttttggaaacaaaatttcAATGTTTAGGGCCGTCTAAAAGATGGAAAGCTAGCGGCTATCAAAGTCCTCTCGGCTGAGTCAAGACAAGGTGTAAAAGAATTCTTGACTGAGATCAATGTGATATCCAAAATACAGCATGAGAATTTGGTTGAGTTGTATGGATGCTGCGTGGAAGGGATTCACAGGATTCTTGTTTACAATTTTCTTGAGAACAATAGTCTTGATAAGACGCTTCTAGGTGAGTCTCTTTAGTTTCTCACTTTTTAAGTGTCAGCTTCTCTGGCTTTGTAATGTTATTCCTAACCAGATGAAAGTTTTTCAGCTGGCGGCTACACTCGGAGTGGGATACAGTTTGATTGGAGTAGTCGGGCCAATATTTGCGTTGGGGTTGCTAAAGGTCTTGCCTTTCTTCATGAAGAAGTACGGCCACACATAATCCATAGAGATATCAAAGCAAGCAACATTCTACTCGACAGATATCTATCTCCTAAGATCTCTGATTTTGGACTCGCTAGGCTTATGCCACCTAACATGACTCATGTCAGCACTCGTGTCGCTGGTACAATGTGAGTTCCATATGTTTCTTTCTCCCTTTTCCCTAATTCCCCACTAAAAACTGCAGGTCTTAACATGTATTCACACCTGTTTTTGGGCAGTGGTTATTTAGCACCTGAGTATGCGGTTAGGGGACAGTTGACGCGTAAAGCGGATATATACAGCTTTGGAGTCCTTTTGATGGAGATAGTCAGTGGAAGAAGTAACAAAAACACCCGGTTACCCACGGAGTATCAATATCTTCTGGAAAGAGTAAGTCTTGCTACTCATCAGAATTGGTCATTCTTGCATTTAGCGTATGTTTAGCCAGATGAATCCGCATGATCGATCTTACCCTTCTTTAAGCTCTTGTTTTGGAAAGCTAACCTCCTTTTACATTTCAACAGGCTTGGGATCTTTATGAGCGGAATGAGCTCGTGGATCTAGTTGATTCAGGTTTAAATGGAATCTTTGACGCAGAGGAAGCTTGTCGGTACCTAAAAATCGGTCTTTTGTGCACGCAAGACAGTCCTAAGCTAAGACCAAGTATGTCCACAGTGGTGAAGTTTCTAACAGGGGAGAAGGGTATagactacaagaaaataagcaGACCGGGTTTGATATCTGATTTCATGGATTTGAAAGTGAGAGGACCGGTGGCAACAAAGGCAGAACAAGTGAACAGACAAAACTACACAAACCCTTCTTCATCAAATGCCTCGTCTAGAGATCACTCAAATGCTTACTCATCAGGCGCTTCATCAGCTAATGCTGGTAATACATTCAGCAGTAccatttgaaaaagaaaaaaaacaataaatcccttttttcaaaattttctttgatttctgtttttgagATGTAAACGGGAAAAGGAGGAGTTTGATGTTTCtgcgtcttctcttctttttcttctttcttttggttttctgtTAGATTTTGAGCTGATAACGACTGCAGAAAAGGTGGTCTCTGGCTCGCTGTTGTTCAAGTCGTCTTACATCTGCAAAACAGAGATTTgagtgtatgtatgtatgtgtgtatatatcCATAGAATGAAGTTTGAATCTGTTTCTCTCTATTTAGTAGCTTCAACTGCCTTGCTTGAATGAGTTTTATTAAAACCAGGAGGTTAAACCAATTCCGGTCCGATTGAATCCCATCTCCTCGGTTTGATTTAACGGTTCAAGAGCTCTGGTTCTGTTAAGTCGTAGGACCCACAAAATTCCGGTAATAGTATCACTTAATCCTTTTTTCCGGTAATAATAGTATCACTTAATCCAATTCCAAAAGAATATGATTCATTCGCTAAGAAGTAACAACTAAAGGTTAAATATTTAAGTGTTGCCTTCGTCTCTAATCTCTGTCTCTATACGCCActgtcttctctttctcctcgAACAACTTTTattgaatcttttaaaaggtttcttcttttcatctttttcatgaGCTCTTTTTGGGGTTTCATGTTTCCCGAGCTTATCTTTACTGTTGTTGTAACCAATTTTGCTTTAATAAACTAAAGCtcgttgcttcttcttctttttcctttttctttcactctctttctctctctctctctctctatccacTCTACACCGACTCGGTGAAATGCTCTAAAGAacctattttgttttctgggtcTGCGTTGTTCCGCCGGAAAATACTCCGATTGATTAAGCTTCTTGGATCTGAGTTGAGGTTATGTACTGAACTGGATTGTTGTTGggtaattttagggttttgtgagAATTGATTTCTGAAAAGAGGGGAAGAAAGGTTCTGGGATATTCTGGAGGttacttttcctttttgtatGTTTCTTCTTTGCTGGGGAAAACTTGTATCTGAAGGGATATGCGTTGAACGAATAAGCTTAAAGCCGGGTTTTGCTGTCTTTTATCtgctaattatgttttgttgtatcttctctctcttggGAAGACCAGTTGAATAAGCTACGAGCCTAATGTATCTTCTAGTGATCAAAGCAATGGCTGAGAAGCTAGATTTCTTGATATTCCAGGTTTTTCAGTGCCATTGTTCTTTCTGCTATCAATTTACCTGAGCTTTGGTTTTGGAGGacgattttagggttcttattattttatctagcTATGGAGGATATAGGATTGGTTAAGCAAGGTTTGATATGGTTGCAGTCTCAGAAACATGTATGCTCATGGGTTTGTGCTGCAACTCGATGTTTTGGGGAAAGGACAGAAGCTTTGGCAGAGCGTCATTGGCCACTAGTGTGCCGTGGATGTGGGAAGCTTTTAGGGTTGCTTAGTTTATCGTTTGTTTACTGGAAAGACTGCATTTTGAGGGGTTTCCAGTCCAGTGCTAAATTTGGTTCAGCTGCTTTGCTCCTGATAATGTGGAGTTGCTTCCTTAGCCTGACTTCACTATCTTGCTTGGTTTATGTTCTGCTTGGTATGGTAAGGCCTCTAGACCCCTTTGAATTCTTGATTCTGAAGTTATATCTTTAACTAGTGTAGATTGCTAGGTGTGCTGAGAGCGAGTGCCTAAGCAGATCTCTTATATGGCCTTAGTTGTATGAGGGAgaattaatattgaaaattatcTTGAAGGCAAAACACAGAAAGGCGATATATTGATCTTAGAAGTTATTTGAGTTTTTCTGTTAAATTTACATTTAACTTGTAGATTTGGCTGCAGTGCTTCACTGATCACTTATCAAGTGGTATTGAGTTATGCATAAAAACAGTTGAGTCTCACATATATCTGATTTACCATCGCAGGCAGCTGCTGGTGCTGTTGTCTTGTACTTGGGTCGCACTCCTGGGATCTTCATTGTAGGActatttggaattttgattttgtggatGTACGCTAATTTTTGGATCACCGGAACATTATTTATAGTTGGAGGCAAGtgtcaatttttcttttccagaAAGTCTTATTATGTCATAGTTATCTTAATActgtttttgtctctttcatACAGTGTTAATGTCTGTAGTTGTTTGAATCAGGTTATTTGTTCTCCTTGAATCACGCACGGGTGGTGGTTCTTATGGCGACGATGTACGCAATGTACTGTGTCAAAGTCAGACTTGGATGGCCTGGAGTTACTCTCTCAATGAATCTTGCATTCTTGTCCAACGATATATTTATTCGTCTTCTTCAATGGTGTGATAGTGTTAGTGAAAAAACACAAGCGGAGGAACCAAAGAAACCTGAAAGTGTAATAGATGATGAGTTTCCAGGAGAGTTTGAGTATTCTTCTGTTCCTGTTGAAGAACCTGAGAAAAAGGTTCATGAAGATAAGTCGTCCACTAAGCCAGCATCACCGTCAACTGTTGTTAGTAACATGAAGGAGATTTCTAGTGTTAAGGTAGTTAAAATAGAAACGGATTCAGCTGATGAAATGAAAAGAATACTTCATAGTTTAAATCACTATGAAGCTTTGGGAATCCCTCGGTATAAAAAGATTGATGACGCACTGCTTAAGAAAGAGTATAGAAAGAAGGTCTGTTTTCTTGGCTTCTGAGCTCTCTCTGCTAATGAATTAAGTTTGTTCTAATTTGTGTGCTGTGTTTTACTTTATATAGGCAATGCTGGTTCATCCGGATAAGAATATGGGAAGTCCTTTGGCAAGTGACTCATTCAAGAAACTTCAAAGTGCTTACGAGGTTATTCCTGAAAAATGGATCCGTGACCAGTTGTTTTCCGCTTAGATTTTGctcaatttattttctattttgaataTTGATACATGGAAGGTTGAATTTGCAGGTTCTTTCTGATTCTGTCAAAAGGAGAGATTACGATGAGcagttaaagaaagaagaaataaggACCAAGAGTGTCTGTCAGACCTCGCACGCTTCTTCGCATCAGGTAGTTGAAATAATCTGTGAGATTTCTTTGCGTCCTGTGTTGTTCTATTGTTTTCCTATAAAAGGTGATGAAAAGAATTTATAATTTCTTCAGAATGTTCCGGGTTATCGATCCGAAGAGTCAAGGCGCATACACTGTACGAAATGCGGGAATTCACACATTTGGATATGTACAAACAGGAGTAAGGCAAAGGCCAGATGGTGTCAGGTTAGCCAACTCACACTTCTCATTCCCGAGCATTTTGAGTTCAAATTCCTCCTCGGaacatttaatttgttttaatggtTATTCCTGTTATAGGAGTGTGGTCAATATCATCAAGCCAAAGATGGTGATGGATGGGTTGAACACAAAGGGACCCTGGTATTCGAGAAAGCACATAAGGTTAGGCTTTCAGGTTTTTAGTCCTAGTTTGTTTATTGGTAATGATGAATTAATTGTTATATATCATGTGCTGTAGATTGAAATACCACGAGCATTTGTTTGTGCGGAGGGCAAAATCTTTGATGTGTCCGAATGGGCTATTTGCCAGGTTGGTGTTTTCATTCTTTACAAGTAACCAGATGCGATAACTCTCTCTTCAGAATTATTTGGTTAGACTGATAAGACAGAGATTTGAGATAACTACTTTAAGACTTTTCTGTTACTGCATGTGAACTTGATGATATGtatatactttattttcatTGAAGGGAATGGCGTGTAGACCGAACACACACAGACCAAGTTTCCACGTGAACATGGTTGGTTTAGAAAAGGCAACCCAGAGATCAAACTCGAGCAGGTTCCCTTGGGATCTAGATGTGGAGATGAtggatgaggatgaggaagagTTTGAGTTATGGCTTCAACAAGCACTAGCTTCTGGTCTCTTCTGTGAGACATCAAAACGCAGAAAAAGCTGGAGTCCTTTCAAGTTAACCAAGAAACAATCGCGACGAACATCAACTTGAcccaagaacaacaacacaattAACAACAATGGCAAGATCAACAGCAAGGGCATTTCATCGCTTGTTCTTTACGACAACTGAAAATGAGGGAAGATATGAAGGAATTACCCTGAAAAGGAAACAACTTGAAAGGTGCCAATGAAGAAAAAAGGGACATGGAAAAGCATGAACCTAATCGTTGGATGATCATTTTTGGATCCCTTCTTTGTAAATGAAATCGAAAACTATTGTAACGAGAAAGTTTATGACAATTCAATATCTGAAGAAACGTTTTAGTTAGtgaagtttgaatcttttatatgtttttttgtttgcattgtTCTCATATTTGATTAAACCGGAGCtgatattaccaaaaaaatttccctcCTCGGTTCAACAATTTTCCTTGTCTGTTCGAGATTCTCTAATTTCAATTGTTGAGTGAGAGATTCGCAATTTCGCTTTCGGACATTTAAAAAGCTTCTTTCTTCCTCAAATTTCAACATTTCTCGGTTTCTGGGTAAGCTCGGAAAGGAGAATTGAACCCCCATTTTTGATTTGCCGGTACGATTCGcccagaagagaagaaaaaaaaaaaccctaaaaaactcGACTTGTAAGTAATTTAGGTCTCATTCGCTTTCTTTTTTGCCCGGTGTTACACTGAAATTGTTCGCATTTAcgagtttagggttttgggatTTTGAATCTGTGCGGTTTCTGTTGTTTCTTTCCAATTGCAAATTAGACAAAAGCGTTGATGAGGTCTTCGTACTCAAAAAGCTAGAGAGAGTAGGAAGGAAGGTAGTGAAATGAGTAGGCTATCTTTCCGACCCCGTCCATTGGACATTCACAAGAAGCTTCCAATTTTAAAGTCCTttaaagactttgaagatgaagagacTCCTTCTTCCATTACTAGAAATTCTCAGTTGCTCCGTATAGAGGTTGACAATGAGGTGAACTTCTCAAGTTTATCTTCTGGGTATCATCATCAGTTTGGGTGTGAAGTTGTAGAGTGAtgatttttaagtttctttgttttcgCATTATAATCAGGTGCAGCCTCAAGTGCCTACCAAGAAGCTGATTTCAGAAATACCAACGCCTCAGTATCTTGTTGTGGATACATATGAAAGAGACTACTCTAGGACTTTTAATCAGCCTGCTTCCTATTTACGCGCAAGAGGAGGTAGCTACCACTATCTCCAAGAATTCATTTTTGAGAGATTGTTATCTTTTAGCATGGAGAATGAAAATCTGTTTTGCAGCCCGGGCTGAACTTGGGGAATTTGTGGAGTATGATCTTGACAACGACGATGATGACTGGCTTTTTGAGTTTAATAAGGAGAAGATGGTTCTCACACCTGAAATGTAAAGTAGTCAACCACTTAATTTAAGATTTtgttaatgtttgtttttggtttccaAATTTCCCATCTATCTGTATTTTTTGGTTTCCAAATTTCCCAGAATATGACGTGCTTTCAATATTTAAGCATTGAGATCATTTGGATTATCCAGATTTCTAGTTTGCTGTGTGGTAGATGGATTTAGCTCTAGACTCttattcttctctcttttctggTGCCTTAATTCTGGATTTTGCTAATAGTGCAAAAACCATATGATCAAGTGGAAACTGAAAGAAGAAGTAGTTATAACTGATATGTCCCTAATACTGAGTTGAGATAGTGctcaacttttcttttgttctgaaACAAAAATCTTCTGCCCGTAATCTTGCTACATTACAGGCTTGagcttattatttttaaactagaGGTATTGGATCTTAAGGCACGGGAAAGAGCTGGAGTTATTACTCCTACCCTTGGTTTGCCAGTTCCAGTGCTTTTGCAGTTTGATGCTGCTATTGAGGTATACActtattttgcttttgttctcTAGTTTTGGTCTATATTTGATTATGGAAGTTACAATGAGAAAAAAATGGCGATGGTTGATCAACTACTTCTCATTGTAGTGAATCATCTTTCTTCGGAGACTGTTTTCCGAATTATGGCAATTTACTCTTCCTCGCTGCCTAAAACTGTAGCAGGAGCATAGATCtagtattaataataatattgcaTCCTCTAGGAGGAGTGCATTCTTCTAAATCTATATTTCTTTTGGAGAGTGTGCCATATCTTGTATATTTCTGGTGCGTATTTTACTCAGAGGCAGTGCATTACATTTAAATTGTTCTTATTGTgctatttccatttttttacaGGCGCTGCAATCTTTACCCATCAAATATGGAGTTTTCCAGGCTATATTCAGTTATTGGAAGAATAAGGTTTGAGATAAACCATTGagagtttttttggttatagtTGTTGTGTAGTTTGATGatagttgaaatatttttatgagAAGTTGTGAATGGCTCTTTGGGCATAGGCCTATAACACCAACTAACCTAGTAtagttttgtatttgtattaGCGTGAAAGATGGCAGAAGCCTATTTTGCGGCGTTTACAGGTATTTCATCATTTGGACTGGTCTCAATCGTACATGTAGAAGAAATGAATTTATTCGGAAATTTACTGAAGTAATTAGCTAATCTTGTGCCCTTTTTGTTTGGAACAGCCCCCACCACCAGTCAATGATACAAATCCATACAATGTGTTTAGGCCACGGGAGAAAGCTCATAGACTACACACAAGAAGGGTAGGTTTTCTTGCTGTCTGTAGTTATATCAATTTCCTTAATTTACATTAGTGAGTATGGAAAATGCACCATAACTTACTGACAAGAGTTGACCTCCCTTCAGATGCAGCAGAGAGAAAACAATGCGCAGTCATTTGAAAAGCTTCGACAGGTAAGGGAAGACCTCAATCTATGTTCAACTTCTTATAATCCTTCTTGGATTCTCAAACATGttcttctgttctgttctgGGATATGTCATTACCAGGTCAGGCGCAATCTTGACCAAGCAAAGACCATTCTAGAAGGTCTAATCAAGGTAAATATTTGTGACATGAATGTAATTTTATTCTTATCTTAAGAGAAACCTGCATGCTCCATAGGTATGGAGTATTAACTTAACTAATAACATGTTACCTttatagagagaagaaaaaaagagggaTTTCATGGCGAGTGAGGTTAGCCTTCAGAGAATCCAACTCAAATATAAGGTACTTGTCTAAAAATTTGCATCTGAGTGCTCTTTTGTACCTGGCAGAATTGTGCATTTCGATCTCCTCCATGATTAATCTTTTTGGAATTTGATCTGGTTTGCAGCACGAAACTGAACTCTTGGAAGATAGTTTGGCTCTGTCTGGGTTTCCACTCTCGACGTCTTACAGATTTGGCTCAAGCGAGGATGAATACATGGACTCGGATGAACCAACCACCATCCAAACACTCGCAAGGCCTTCCTTTACCCCACATCCTCGTTTCTACGACTCAAATTTCGCTCGAGCTCAAGCCGGGAGCATAAAGCAAGAGGCAAGAAGAAGACTCGGATGGCTCCACAAACTGGTAAATTCCTTAGATCATCGTTGTTGTTGGCTGTAATAGAATCACGTGAGATTATAAGATAAGTACGTTTAACTGTTTGTTGTTTCTATGTAGAATCCTAATGAGCCAGTAATGGTCTTCACAAAGCCGCTGGTCCCAGATAAGCTGGCTGCTGCAGGAGTCGTCCCTCCAGTAGAATCAAGAAGCGGAAGAGCTCGATTTCGAGGAAGAATTGGGCGGGGCGGTAGGATTGTATATGATAGATGGAATCCGCTAATGCAAACCCACATTAACTGTGGCAACAGTTTCTTCTACATAGCACCATaaataacatcatcatcaactgattttccttttttacttcTTGTAAAAAGAAATTCCCCGTTAGTTTCCTTTTACTGTTTGTATCTCTAAATTTTGGGTATTACTGTATTTGGTTTTGCCGGTTAAATTGAACAATCTCGGTCTCCAGTAATCGGTTATGATCTGAAATTTTAGGTCTGGTTTAGTGACAGAACCGTTTAGTAATGGTCTGGTTTGGTCCACGTCTTGAGAACTTTGGTTCGTTAATGGAATTGACTGTCATACCAAATAAAACCGGTTTGATTTAAGGTTGAATTCCCGGTTATTGCTGAATCGAGTTTAGTTGCCCGTCTTATTCCGATGACCGTGAATCACTTTTATAGCTAAAAAAGGAAGGATTCGTGCCAATATGTTCTTGTGAGATCGAACGTTCTCTGGGTTCTTCCTGCAgaagatttttcttctttcctcttgAGTATCGTGTGTTGAGAGGTTCggatgtttttgtttgtcttataTCTTGTTATAAATCCTTCTTTAGCTTGATTGGGCTTCTCAGTTAAATCGggtttattctctctctctctcaccaggCACAGCGGAAGAAGAAAGACCCTAATTTTGATATTTGGATTTGTTGTATCGATGGCTTCGTTGCTGGCTCGCAAGTCCTTCAATGCTCTCCGAGCTCGACATCTCGTATGAATCTCGTTCgctctttaatttatttttgttcatttaatGTCGAGTGTGTTCCTAGAAATGCGGTGTTTGTGCTTCGTTGTTTGATATTTGTTCCACTCTGCATCATTGTTTTCGTCTTGCGTCGGTAGAGTTTGGGATTGGACAATCAATAGTAACTGGAGTGAATCTGTTATATTTCtgacttaaattttttttatgttgtgtcTTCCTTGGAGTTAGAAGATTTAGGGATTTAGATTATAGTTATAGTTGATTCTACGTGTAGCTGAGAGGGGAAATTTTCATCAGTCAAGTCAATGTAGTGAGGCTTCATTTTTCCTGTAGATCATTACTCGTCCTTGAAGGTAGAATGTGTAGGCAAAATGTTGTTATCTCAACTCAATCTCTGCAAATACAAGTACTTTTACATTGTTTAGCTTCTGGTGCTTATGCTTTAGGATTTTTTTTCGCATTTATCATCTGCTTTTGTCTTCGTTGATAGGCTTTTTCAGGGCAAGCTTTACAGGGATCTCATCTCTGTTTGCTACAGTCTCGTGCTATATCTTATGGAAGCAACAAAGGTGTAGTTTCTTGCTCTTGTTTGGGTTTTCTTGGTTAATTAGGCTATGAATTTTCAGGTATGTATGTTACTAACCGCTTTGCCTCTTGT
Coding sequences within:
- the LOC104740347 gene encoding putative serine/threonine-protein kinase isoform X1, translating into MGCSWFACLSGEAREVDGEIAAIDNVKIFKYREIRQATDDFSAENKIGEGGFGSVYKGRLKDGKLAAIKVLSAESRQGVKEFLTEINVISKIQHENLVELYGCCVEGIHRILVYNFLENNSLDKTLLAGGYTRSGIQFDWSSRANICVGVAKGLAFLHEEVRPHIIHRDIKASNILLDRYLSPKISDFGLARLMPPNMTHVSTRVAGTIGYLAPEYAVRGQLTRKADIYSFGVLLMEIVSGRSNKNTRLPTEYQYLLERAWDLYERNELVDLVDSGLNGIFDAEEACRYLKIGLLCTQDSPKLRPSMSTVVKFLTGEKGIDYKKISRPGLISDFMDLKVRGPVATKAEQVNRQNYTNPSSSNASSRDHSNAYSSGASSANAGNTFSSTI
- the LOC104740347 gene encoding putative serine/threonine-protein kinase isoform X2, translating into MGCSWFACLSGEAREVDGEIAAIDNVKIFKYREIRQATDDFSAENKIGEGGFGSVYKGRLKDGKLAAIKVLSAESRQGVKEFLTEINVISKIQHENLVELYGCCVEGIHRILVYNFLENNSLDKTLLAGGYTRSGIQFDWSSRANICVGVAKGLAFLHEEVRPHIIHRDIKASNILLDRYLSPKISDFGLARLMPPNMTHVSTRVAGTIGYLAPEYAVRGQLTRKADIYSFGVLLMEIVSGRSNKNTRLPTEYQYLLERAWDLYERNELVDLVDSGLNGIFDAEEACRYLKIGLLCTQDSPKLRPSMSTVVKFLTGEKGIDYKKISRPGLISDFMDLKVRGPVATKAEQVNRQNYTNPSSSNASSRDHSNAYSSGASSANAGGV
- the LOC104740349 gene encoding uncharacterized protein LOC104740349, whose product is MEDIGLVKQGLIWLQSQKHVCSWVCAATRCFGERTEALAERHWPLVCRGCGKLLGLLSLSFVYWKDCILRGFQSSAKFGSAALLLIMWSCFLSLTSLSCLVYVLLGMAAAGAVVLYLGRTPGIFIVGLFGILILWMYANFWITGTLFIVGGYLFSLNHARVVVLMATMYAMYCVKVRLGWPGVTLSMNLAFLSNDIFIRLLQWCDSVSEKTQAEEPKKPESVIDDEFPGEFEYSSVPVEEPEKKVHEDKSSTKPASPSTVVSNMKEISSVKVVKIETDSADEMKRILHSLNHYEALGIPRYKKIDDALLKKEYRKKAMLVHPDKNMGSPLASDSFKKLQSAYEVLSDSVKRRDYDEQLKKEEIRTKSVCQTSHASSHQNVPGYRSEESRRIHCTKCGNSHIWICTNRSKAKARWCQECGQYHQAKDGDGWVEHKGTLVFEKAHKIEIPRAFVCAEGKIFDVSEWAICQGMACRPNTHRPSFHVNMVGLEKATQRSNSSRFPWDLDVEMMDEDEEEFELWLQQALASGLFCETSKRRKSWSPFKLTKKQSRRTST
- the LOC104740348 gene encoding uncharacterized protein LOC104740348 isoform X2 → MSRLSFRPRPLDIHKKLPILKSFKDFEDEETPSSITRNSQLLRIEVDNEPQVPTKKLISEIPTPQYLVVDTYERDYSRTFNQPASYLRARGARAELGEFVEYDLDNDDDDWLFEFNKEKMVLTPEMLELIIFKLEVLDLKARERAGVITPTLGLPVPVLLQFDAAIEALQSLPIKYGVFQAIFSYWKNKRERWQKPILRRLQPPPPVNDTNPYNVFRPREKAHRLHTRRMQQRENNAQSFEKLRQVRRNLDQAKTILEGLIKREEKKRDFMASEVSLQRIQLKYKHETELLEDSLALSGFPLSTSYRFGSSEDEYMDSDEPTTIQTLARPSFTPHPRFYDSNFARAQAGSIKQEARRRLGWLHKLNPNEPVMVFTKPLVPDKLAAAGVVPPVESRSGRARFRGRIGRGGRIVYDRWNPLMQTHINCGNSFFYIAP
- the LOC104740348 gene encoding uncharacterized protein LOC104740348 isoform X1, with the protein product MSRLSFRPRPLDIHKKLPILKSFKDFEDEETPSSITRNSQLLRIEVDNEVQPQVPTKKLISEIPTPQYLVVDTYERDYSRTFNQPASYLRARGARAELGEFVEYDLDNDDDDWLFEFNKEKMVLTPEMLELIIFKLEVLDLKARERAGVITPTLGLPVPVLLQFDAAIEALQSLPIKYGVFQAIFSYWKNKRERWQKPILRRLQPPPPVNDTNPYNVFRPREKAHRLHTRRMQQRENNAQSFEKLRQVRRNLDQAKTILEGLIKREEKKRDFMASEVSLQRIQLKYKHETELLEDSLALSGFPLSTSYRFGSSEDEYMDSDEPTTIQTLARPSFTPHPRFYDSNFARAQAGSIKQEARRRLGWLHKLNPNEPVMVFTKPLVPDKLAAAGVVPPVESRSGRARFRGRIGRGGRIVYDRWNPLMQTHINCGNSFFYIAP